In Carya illinoinensis cultivar Pawnee chromosome 6, C.illinoinensisPawnee_v1, whole genome shotgun sequence, a single genomic region encodes these proteins:
- the LOC122314131 gene encoding 21 kDa protein-like — MKTQQPPHFLLSLVLAILIFRLQPVPTVGYPDPTTTTDANDFIRTSCGTTLYPDLCYTSLSRYANAIQQNPAQLAKVAIAVSLAKAKHLASFMSNVSRHADYGTDPRTASALHDCFSNFGDAVDEIRGSLKQMRQVGAAGADSFRFQMGNVQTWMSAALTDEDTCTDGFEDVRDGEVKTEVCHRVAKAKKFTSNALALVNSYAADGIP; from the coding sequence ATGAAAACCCAACAGCCACCTCACTTCCTCCTCTCCCTCGTCTTGGCAATATTAATTTTCCGGCTGCAGCCAGTCCCGACTGTCGGATACCCCGACCCCACAACCACGACAGACGCCAACGATTTCATCCGTACGAGCTGCGGAACAACGTTGTATCCCGACCTCTGCTACACGTCGCTGTCCCGGTATGCCAACGCTATACAGCAAAACCCGGCTCAGCTGGCCAAAGTCGCCATAGCCGTGAGCCTCGCCAAGGCAAAGCACCTGGCCTCCTTCATGTCCAACGTCTCCCGCCATGCCGACTATGGCACAGACCCACGAACGGCATCCGCGCTCCATGACTGCTTCTCCAACTTCGGCGACGCCGTGGACGAGATTCGAGGCTCGTTGAAGCAGATGCGCCAGGTGGGAGCCGCGGGAGCTGATTCGTTCAGGTTCCAGATGGGGAACGTGCAGACGTGGATGAGCGCGGCGCTGACGGACGAGGACACCTGCACCGATGGGTTTGAGGACGTCAGAGACGGTGAAGTGAAGACAGAAGTGTGTCATCGGGTGGCGAAGGCGAAGAAGTTCACGAGCAACGCGCTTGCTTTGGTTAACAGTTACGCCGCCGATGGGATCCCTTGA